A single genomic interval of Armigeres subalbatus isolate Guangzhou_Male chromosome 1, GZ_Asu_2, whole genome shotgun sequence harbors:
- the LOC134208737 gene encoding angiopoietin-4-like: MNQISIMFFWLLLLSANQYRCMANVLLDTFEFPQAVDEKIEPPATEPAFIKTLEQLRNYPAVHRYCNELKKSDPSGVYRMYIDLDETAVVYCDQKYEGGGWTVIQNRFDGSVNFDRAITEYADGFGWIDGGEFWMGLDLIHQLTFSAPHEIVILLKDIDGNSYNETADYFAVTKYNYDYRAKISGVSNGLMISNWDGTSFSRDTYWWTGAYGTINGRYFRENYITQFPGTNRMQWQINGKNYQLTSSRVMIRRKSNHSQ; encoded by the exons ATGAATCAAATAAGTATAATGTTTTTTTGGCTGCTGCTCCTGTCAGCGAACCAGTATCGTTGTATGGCCAATGTTTTACTCGATACGTTCGAATTTCCCCAAGCagtggatgaaaaaatcgaaCCTCCTGCAACTGAACCAGCTTTTATTAAAACGCTGGAACAACTGAGAAATTATCCGGCCGTCCACAGATATTGCAACGAGTTGAAAAAATCAGACCCTTCCGGAGTATACAGAATGTACATAGATCTGGACGAAACAGCTGTGGTTTACTGCGACCAGAAGTACGAAGGCGGAGGATGGACCGTGATACAGAATCGCTTCGACGGTTCCGTAAATTTTGACCGCGCTATAACCGAATATGCGGATGGATTCGGCTGGATTGATGGGGGAGAGTTTTGGATGGGGTTGGACTTAATTCATCAACTGACCTTTTCGGCACCTCACGAGATAGTAATATTGCTTAAGGACATTGATGGCAATTCGTACAATGAAACAGCGGATTATTTTGCAGTAACAAAATACAATTATGATTATAGAGCGAAGATATCAGGTGTCTCGAATGGATTAATGATTTCCAATTGGGATGGAACATCGTTTTCCAGAGATACATATTGGTGGACTGGTGCGTACGG CACGATAAATGGACGATACTTTAGAGAAAATTATATAACACAATTTCCCGGTACAAATCGCATGCAGTGGCAAATTAATGGAAAGAATTACCAGTTGACATCTTCCAGAGTGATGATTAGAAGAAAATCGAATCATTCACAATAA